The window ATAAGCACTGCCAGATAGTGAAGTCCGAGCTCGGGGAGTACATCCTGAGCGGAGCGAAGAAGAGCTTTGGAAGCCTACGTGACCTTCTCCACCGCTACCAGAAGGAGGCGCTGCGCTCCGACGGACACATCTTCCACCTGACAAAGTGCTGCCCGCCCAAgaacagaggtcaggggtcaatctAGGGGCCAGACGGCGGACTCCGTACTTGTTGGACCTTATTCTTGTGTATTTCACTCTCACAGatgacgctctctctccctcttttcctctctccttctcactcgtgctgtctcaccctctctctccctcttttcctctctccttctcactcgtgctgtctcaccctctctctccctcttttcctctctccttctcactcgtGCTGTCTCACCCTCTCGCTTCCTCTCGGCCCCGCCCCCGTAGATAAGTCCAACCTGCTGGTGTGCAGGTCCAACCAGGGGGTGGACGTCCCtatgaccccctccctccacagacACATCAGCCAGATGGTCTTCCACAAGATCCGCCAAGAGGACCTGGACATTGTGAGTCGGTCTGCCTGTCCGGACGTTTGCAGGGAAAGCCCAGTGGGTTGTGGGAGAATCAGTTGAACTGTGCGAGGTCTGGGCTGGGTGGAGCTCAGCGTCGTCCCAACGCCCACAGAAGTGATTGCTTCAGAAAggtcccctgtctcacctccctgtcacccctgtctttctctctgtctctcttcccccttctctccctcccccttctctccctcccccttctctccctcccccttctctccctcccccttctctctcttcccccttctctctcttcccccttctctctctgccccccttctcttctctctctctcagagacaTATATTGACTGTCCTCCATTTCAGCTAGCCTCAGATTTGATGAGTAGACAGCTGACTGGGTTTTGACCTGTAGACCTTTAGAAACCATGCCGGCTACAAGACTGTAGTCCAGGTGCAGTATGGTGGCAGCTGCAGGAAGGCTTGACCAGGCAGGGCTGTCTCCCAGCTGCTGGTATTTCCTGATCCTGGGTTTAAAGCATTTTTAAATGAAGATTCATCTCTGGAAATGAATCTCAATCCTGGTCCAAGTGGAATGTGTTCCATTACTCTTCACTGAAGTGTGTTTTGATTCATTTATGCAGTTAgcagatagagtgtgtgtgtgtttataatcaTATTTGTGTATTCCCTGTGGGTGACCCTGTAAGTGTGACCATGTGTGTATATCTGCGTTCCAGAAAGACAGCCTGGGTCAGGGGACTTTCACCAAGATCTTCTACGGTGTGCGGAAGGAGCTGGGAGACTATGGGGAGATGCATCAGATGGACGTCATCGTGAAGATCCTGGACAAAGCTCACCGCAACTACTCAGAGGTGCCCAGGCCTCTGTTCCAAAGTGTCCCTCGTTTACTCTGTCACTCAGGAGCTGTCGTCTTTTGAATTTTAGTgcgaccccccccgcccctgaccttttcttctcctcttttccAAAAGTCGTTCTTCGAGGCTGCCAGCATGATGAGCCAGCTGTCCCACAAGCACCTGCTTCTCACCTacggagtgtgcgtgtgtggagaggagagtgagtgtCCTCGGACAAACACGGCAGTTCGAGCGAAGGCCTCGGATTGACACACGTGAAGCTAAAGGCTTACATGGCTCCAGACACAAGTGTACAtggggaaaagagagatggggggggggggggggggggatcatggATTGACCGGAATGAGAGGGCAGATGTGtgggcatagatatatatataaagactagatgtcttacggtgGAGTCTAGTCTATTACTTCtattctatatatttttttaataacagaattattcataagtatgcagtggcataacgacatctctgacgttgataacaaaccaaaccgtttaaaaatcggttgaaaattgagcaaattatggtcatttaaaaagtacatgtagcatcaacacaatgttatgggtgagcgagttgactgtagctagatggccgccatgtgcggacgttcgactacgttgtccggcaacgcggacgagacatctagtctttatatatatctatgtgtgtggggagggagggacaggcgtagagggggagagagagagaggcaggtcagGGAGGTCATCATTCTTCCAGTTTTCCTAAGTGCTGTGTCCTGCTCGATGTCTCCTCCAGACATGATGGTGCAGGAGTACGTGAAGTTCGGATCCCTGGACACCTACCTGAAGAAGACCAAAGGTTCTCTCAGTATCCCCTGGAAGCTGGAGGTGGCCAAACAGCTTGCCTGGGCTATGCACTACCTGGTGGGAACCCAGAcagcaccgacacacacacacacacacacactcatacactgatCCCACTTAAACGTCAAAGTATTCCCACTGTATTCCCACTGTCGTACACAAACATCAcactcatcaaacacacacacggacacagacttggtttgcacatgtctgtttgtgtgtatgtgtctaccaGGAGGATAAAGGCCTGGTCCatggtaacgtgtgtgtgtgtgtgtgtctaccaggAGGATAAAGGCCTGGTCCatggtaacgtgtgtgtgtgtgtgtgtgtgtctaccaggAGGATGAAGGCCTGGTCCatagtaacgtgtgtgtgtgtgtgtgtctaccaggAGGATAAAGGCCTGGTCCatggtaacgtgtgtgtgtgtgtctaccaggAGGATAAAGACCTGGTCCatggtaacgtgtgtgtgtgtgtgtctaccaggAAGATAAAGGCCTGGTCCatggtaacgtgtgtgtgtgtgtgtctaccaggAAGATAAAGGCCTGGTCCatggtaacgtgtgtgtgtgtgtgtctaccaggAGGATAAAGGCCTGGTCCatggtaacgtgtgtgtgtgtgtgtctaccaggAGGATAAAGGCCTGGTCCATGGTAACGTGTGTGCCAAGAACGTTTTGCTGATTcgagaggaggacagaaagcTGGGGAACCCACCCTTCATCAAACTGAGTGATCCCGGAATCAGCATCACCGTACTCCCCCGAGACGGTGCGATTCATGGAAACGACACATGGCAACCACACATTCCATAATCAAACACTTCACACGTACCACAGCGCTCTCAGAGTTACTAATGACAGATCTGTCTCTACTACTTAACTTATATCACGTCaactcttttcctcctctcctattccgtcatccatccattcatccatccttcccctcctcctcctcacaccctctctttttccttacCCTCGTACCCTTACCCACCtggccacctccccccctcccctcatctcctcaacatatccctcccttccttccttcctccctcttccttccttccttccctccttcactgcctcctctgccttctccctctctgggacctctccctcactcccccagtGTTGGTAGAGCGTATCCCCTGGGTGCCCCCCGAGTTTGTGAACGACCATCGAAACCTGAGCTTGGCCACGGACAAGTGGGCGTTCGGGACCACCCTGTGGGAGATCTGCAGCGGAGGAGACAAGCCCCTGGGAACGCTGGACTGCTCCAAGGTCGGTCAGCAGGATGGGCCTGGGTGGAATAGGACCGCCATTAAGATGCTGTCGCTGTCTCTCTAGAACGGCCTCTGACAccttctgtttctccctctcctccctcctttctttctctttgtccaTCGCTCCctcttctcgctctctcctcacctcactccctcttctctcacccgcctctctctcttcctctgtacctccctctctctcctcactctctctcctcctctcctctctcctgcctctctctcctcacctccctctctccctctctctctcctgtagaaGTTCCTGTTCTACGAGGACCGCCACCAGCTGCCCGCTCCTAAGTGGACGGAGCTGGCCAATCTGATCACCAGCTGCATGGACTACGAGCCCTGTCACAGGCCCTCCTTCAGGGCCGTCATCCGAGACCTCAACAGCCTCTTCACTCCAGGTCACACATGCCTCTCATTACTGATGGACTAGCAGTATTGATCTGGGGATGGAATTATTTGTACAGATCTGGGAAAGGAGATTATTAGTGTTGATCAACGTATGAATAATCGAGGCGTGATTCCAGACAGCCCTTGAGAGTATTGATTGGCGAGGCATGACTGTGGTTGTGGTGTGTGGGTAGACTATGAGCTGCTGGTGGAGAGCGACATGGTTCCCACCAGGAGCAGAGGGTTCCCGGGGACCTTCGACAGTCTGGAGCCAGCCCAGTTTGAAGAACGTCACCTCATCTTCCTGAAACAGCTGGGCAAGGTGACACACGCGCACGTGCTCACGCGCACGTGCTCACACGCGCACTCGCGTACGCAGGATGTCGGAGCTCTGCAAGGCTGTCCTAGCGTTACCGTTGTAGACGTGAGGTCTCTCGacttacctctctccccccccttccccacccccccagggtAACTTTGGCAGCGTGGAGATGTGCCGCTATGACCCCCTCCAGGACAGCACAGGGGAGGTGGTGGCCGTGAAGAAGCTGCAGCACAGCACGGCCGAGCACCTCCGCGACTTTGAGCGCGAGATCGAGATCCTCAAGTCCCTCCAGCACGACAACATCGTCAAGTACAAGGGCGTCTGCTACAGCGCCGGTGAGTgggaggggtctggggggtgggaggggcccggggggtgggaggggcctgggggatgggaggggccTGTTAACCACTCTAGTCTGGTCAACTCTACTGTATTTTAATCTACTCTTTCCTCATCGATTCCACTGGACTCCAACTGCACTCCTGCTCCTTTCTGTACTTCTCAACTCTCATCTACTCTACTCAATtccaccttcctcttctctcaccttATCTTCTCTACCCTACTTTACTCAACTCAATTCTACCAtcttctactctactctgctctactctgctctcccctcccctcctctgctctgctctcctctgccccgCCCCCAGGGCGCAAGAACCTGCGTCTGATCATGGAGTACCTCCCCTACGGCAGTCTGAGAGACTACCTGGTCAAGAACAGGGAACGCTTTGACTTCAAGAAGTTGCTGCACTACTCCTCACAGATCTGCAAGGTActgctgggtgtgggtgtgtctggtgtgtgcatgtatttctCATTattggtgtgtgcatgcatttctcatgatgtgtgtgtgtgtgtgtgtgtgtgttggtgctcttcatggtgtgtgtgtgtttgtgttcctgggGATGTGCGTGCAGGGCATGGATTACTTGGCCACCAAGCGCTACATCCACAGAGACCTGGCCACCAGGAACATCTTGGTGGAGACCGAGATGAGAGTGAAGATTGGAGACTTTGGCCTCACCAAGGTCCTGCCCCAGGACAAGGAGTACTATACAGTTagagagccaggagagagccCCATCTTCTGGTgagtctcccccccaccccccacgcccCTTCACAAAAATGGTGTTTGCTAATACATAGATGTGTAAATGGATGATGATGTGTTCCAGGTACGCCCCTGAATCTTTAACGGAGAGTAAGTTCTCGGTGGCGTCTGACGTGTGGAGCTTTGGAGTTGTCCTCTACGAACTCTTCACCTACAGTGACAAGAATCACAGCCCACCAGCAgtacgtctctcctcctctgctctaccCCTGCTCTGCTTTCCCCTcatttctcttctttcttcccctgctctctcctactCTGGGCTCTTTTCTGCATTCCTCTGGAGGGCCAGTGTCCGACCTGTTCCACGTtcatcaccccccaccccccctcccctgtgccTGTAGGTGTTCATGGACGAGATGGGAAGTGACAAGCAGGGTCAGATGATCGTGTACCACCTGATCGACCTGCTCCTGAAGCGAGGCTACAGACTTCCAGCCCCTGACGGCTGTCTACCTGAGGTGAGAAACGGTCCCTCTGCAAGGCCTCCGCTACAGTCTGGTGGCGGTGGGTGACTGGatacacatcagaatcagaaagggttttaatcgccatgaacgtttgcacagacaaggaatttgctttggcaggaaggtgcatacatgaaacatataggaatcttaaacaTTTAAACATGAGATCTTAATGTGGACTTACCtaatgcctcctcctcctcctatcccctCTCCAGATCCATAATGTCATGTCAGAGTGCTGGAACAGCGACCCATCCCTTAGACCCTCCTTCAAGAAGCTGGCCCAGACTGTTGACTCCATCCGGGACAGCAAGGGCAGCTGAAGCCACTCCCGTCCCACACCTGACCCCCTTCACCGGGTGTTGGGggcgagaggggtgggggggggggagggggctgaaCTCAGCGGTCCCATCCGACCCGCTCTGGGAGAGGACCAGTGGACAGCACCAGAGGCGGCCCtagactgacctctgaccttggaagttcctctctctgtgctccaggAAGGTTGTCTGTTGTAATATGCATCTGTTCTTATGGATATGGGACTCTGGACGCTTGAAGAAGACCCATTTTggtcggtggtggtggtgttgttgATGCTGTTGTTGTTTACTGCTGTAATGACAGTATCAGGCCAGACGAAaagacacacccacagagaaGACTGTGCAGCGACAGACtgaacatcctctctctcatgtctgctGGATGTTGAATGGTGTCTATTCCTCTGAAAGAAAAACTTTAGCCCAAGCCCGAAAGCGCATCCTTATGCTTTTAATATTTCAGCATGTCGCGCACAGCAGAGAGGGAGTTGCACACCAGGGTTTAAAAGCTGAGCTTCGTAAAGAGCGCCGTTTTATTCAACAAAAATAAGACCGAAAAACTCAAAGCCAAACCAAGCTGAAAAATCCTCCTCGCTTGCCGGGCCTTCACTCCCCCCGCCACCAGCACGGTCTGTGAAACAGAGCCCAGTTAGTTATTGACAGTATTGTGTTTGCTGCCGGAGTCCGGCTCTCACCCGCACCTTGGCTTGTCTTCCCCGCTCTCCTCCGTTTGTCCTGCTTGTCCTCGTCTCCCAACCAGCTGGTGTGCGTCAGCTGTGGCTCTGCCCAGCTGACGGGGAGGCGGGAAGGGGACAAACCTCCCCTCGATGGCGCACCTCTGGGCCCACTGGGGCATACACACCAGGGGAGGTTGTAGACCATTTCAACTGGGGGGGCCAAGCTGGGGGGGCCAAGCTGGGGGGGCCAAGCTGGGTCAGTTGACTGTTAGAGGGGCCATTTAcgttaaacattattgttgtcatatagttttctttACTGAATTACAGGAAAAAGACCATGTTAATACAGCCTTTACATTTAGGGGGACCACAAGGGAGTCCAAGCTTGTTGGAActgcccctgacacacacatacacatctctACTGGAACAGTATGGTGCATGGTCGTTCATAAGATTAATATTTtccatgtttgtctgtgtgctgcAGGTCTGGATGAAGCCTTTGAAATGAATCAGAATGTTTCTGTTCTTCTTTGTTTTATTAATTTGTCTGTTTTTCTATGAGTTTGTGAGGCGTTTTTTTTGTGAAGCTCTGCATGCTGTAAGATGGAGGCGATGACGACAAGAGTTCTGTATCGTGTTTCATCTAGTTTTTGTGTTTTTCCTAAGTTCCTGTTCATGATGAAGAGTGTTACTGGATTAAAACTGAAGGTCTTTCTATTTCCTGGAATTACATTGGTTGCCTGAATGATTGACATCTGATTATGTGTTGACTTTTAAAATAATTCTCCCTCTATAACTCCTTACAGAAGTATTTacattctcaaacacacacacacacacacacaaatctttcCAACATTTTAATTCTGTGGTATTTTGTTCTACTAAAATATTGAGATTCCAGGGCCAAAGGGCTTCTTGTGGGTTAGCTGACAGTGGCGTGGAGATGTAGATGGATCTCTGGGTGATCTTGGTGGGGAGTATCTCCAGTTCTGCCATctccctcctgcttctcctcgtCTTCTCCACAGGGGTCTCTAGTGTAGTAGTGTAGTCtatctccagcccccctcttccctctgatGGCTCTGACAGGCCTGCCGAGACCCTGCAGGCCACACCTGGACAGCACATCACTAAAATATGTTTCTATGTTATTAAAGGGTCGTTAACACAGCGTTGTGGCCTGCAACCGTCGTCTAGGTAACAGATTAAAACTGGTAAAACGAACAGTTACTTTGTCTACCCTCATCCCTCGGGTCTAGTTTCAGAGTCATTATGGGCTGTACAGGTGGCCTCCGGTGTTCCACTGACATCACCATTTTTTTCTGCAATGAAACTAAGTTTAGGATGATATCTCTAAAGCTGTATGGAGTTGATATCTATAATTCAGTCCATGCAGTTTTTTCCACAGGGCCAGAATAACAATGATTTGTAACAAGCACCCAGTGATGTCAAAAAGTTCATGGTTAACATAATGGTATTTATTTTGGttttctttattgtacagattaGAATACACATGACATCATTCATGTGTATGCTTCTAGCATATAAACTACATTTTTTTCAGAACAGGTTAACATCAGTGCTCTTGCTTTTCAGCAAAACAAGCATTTAATGCTGGCCAAAAACGTGACAGATAATGAATCACAGAATGGGAGTGTATAGCAATGTGTCACAACAGAAACGAACAAACCAAAATCCTGTACTGTCCTGATAGGAACACAGCTTTGTCAGAACAGTGAAACTATACAGACATGTTatcacacaaactcacagaaaaacaaacatggctACGTCCTACAGCACCCACACTAGTACACTAATACAATGCTGACCATGCGTTCTAGTTAGTGTGAGTATTAGAACCTATGTGTACTAGAATGGGAGGGTGCTTCCCCAGTAGGAGTCAAACCCCacctcacttctcctcctcgTATCCCCCCGAACCCCacctcacttctcctcctcgtatccccccaaaccccacctcacttctcctcctcgtatccccccaaaccccacctcacttctcctcctcgTATCCCCCCGAACCCCacctcacttctcctcctcgtatccccccaaaccccacctcacttctcctcctcgTATCCCCCCGAACCCCacctcacttctcctcctcgTATCCCCCCAAACCCCACCCAGTCTCAGCACAACCGGCCAATGTCATTCTTGGTGCAGCCCTGGTTGCAACACATGCCCGCCACACCCAGGGAAAAGTTCCTCTTTCGCCTGTCGGGGCGTGGCCAAGAAAGGGTGGGGCTCCTCCCCTGCTCGCCGGCCCCGCCCCCCATCATGGCTGCCACCTGGGGCAGATCAATGCGGTCCGTGTCCGCCGGGGACTGACGGGGCTCTGCTGCCGCCCCCAGCATGACCAGGAGATctgccagggagggggaggaggagggggggagctggagaggagagcgttCTGCTTGGGGAGCCCCCATCTCCATGCCACGCTCCCAGGACAGTCGGTCGCCTCCCTCTGTGATGTCACTGTAGGAGCTGATATGGAAGGGGtctaagggagggggaggaaggaagataCAGGTCAGAGTCACCTCTTTGATAAGTCAATCAATCAAGTAATTAAAGTGTGAGAGGGTCATAGGTGCAAACATCCATCTAAGAGTCAATCAAGATATTGCATTTTTAATAAAGGGTTTTGACACAAAACCAATTTGATCAAGGCAAGCACATGTGAAATATTGtggaaaagagaaggaaaaaatatattttttaagtggCAGCATTTTTTTCATTCAGTTACTCCAGTGATTTGTCATTAAACACAAAACTGTGCACTCACTCTGCGGACCGTGATCTCAGAATGAGGTTAGCACAGGAGCAGTCCGTGGTCAAAGACATGCTATTACTAGGCCAACAACGTTTCTGCCGATTTTTTCTTCTACTCCTATTATGGTATAAGAATTTTATATTGCATTTTAAATACTCCCAGTATGTATTCTTTAACAGGTGGGCCTATTGACATATTTTGAAGATTAACATATTTTCATCTTTTGAAAGGCTACTGTTAAAATACCTAAACATGAGCTATATGTCCTATTTATGTGCATAAATATAGTaaataaagcaataaaaaaaactacTCACCAAAGCCTTCCTCTAAGGAACGTTTCCAACGGGACCCGCCGCACGTGAAGATAACGGCTCTAATAAACTCTCTACCGCACAGTTTCACCCCGTAGTCTCTCGGTAAAACGACTTTGCTTGCGCCTTGAGCGCCTACACACGTCAAcatactacatacacacacaagaataACGGACGTGAGTCTGAGGAGCATTCTAAGAAACTTGGTTGATAAGCTTTGAAGGAACGTTGAAACTACAACTCGCCCAAAGTGCGGTGCTGTTTGCGCTTGGACTTGATCTGTCCTGAGATGCTGTTGGCTGATGTTCCTTCTTGGTACTTGGAAGAATTCCGCCTCCTCAGCCTCTTCTCAAACGCCGATTGTTTTTAAGGTATGTTTGGTTTGCCACAGCATCATCTTATATAGTCCACACCTCACCAAACTGTGAGTCATGATACTCCATCTCTccatacccccccctccccttccccccaattacacacacacacacactcttcctctgcCAGTTCGATGGATGATAATGACGTACGTGGAGTTATTTCTTCCGTTTGGCGGAATAACAGAGAAAGGTCAGTTTGCAGTGTTAAGACATTGTAGCTTGGAGCACATCGCCAGTTCCACCTGAGACCTATCTAATATCCATGTGCTTTACCTCCTAAGCTCACGCAGCTTAGGAGGTACTTCTACAGAAAGCAGTAAGGAAGAAAACATCTGATCAAATAAACACTGGGGCCCAGACACCTGTGTGAAGcacatttaaattcaccaaagtTAAATCGGAGATTTAACTCTGTGGTTCGAAGCTCATCTATGGTTGACTTTGTCACGGAGAGAAGAAGGTAGCTTTGGCATTTATGGTATTGAATTCTAAACAAGGCTTTGCATTGGTGTCGGGTGGAATTAAACACAAGCAACCCTCTGAAATTGACTTTATTATTCGTTTAAAAAGGCTTGTACATATCATACAATGACCTCACATCATGGAAGATTCAGACAGTATGGAAATAGATCTTTTCCTGCCTACATAAAGAGCTATATCGATAATTTAGGCTTTTCTATTTTGAAGGAAAATTATAGGTCTACATGATAGAATAAAAAAATAGTGTTGTTTCTTTTTAAAGAACATGGGTGCTAATCACATTCCCAATTACATATTTTCCTAAATGATTCAACAAAAAATGCATATTGTAGGCTAATGTATGAAGCATACTTTTCACTGTTAATGCACATACTGTCACCAAAGTGGTGACACATTTTGGCTGTCACAATCATGGCCAGTAAGACACCTCCATTTTGCAGTATAATATTTACATGTATATAATAAGTATCTCTGCACCCATATACATGTAGTACCATTGTAAAGAATAGAACTAGGACAATACAAATAACTTAATTCTAATTCTGTACTGGACAAATGATTCAGTGACATGATTCAAATTTAGCATGACTTGTATGCAGATCCTGTAAATGTGAACTGTCACTCCTGCAGCTCATCTCATACATTCTTTATGTGCTCGGTACTGGGACCGTCTGTCAATGAAGGTGTGAACCAATCAATTGTCCTATCCTCGAGGAAGGAAGTGCTGGGGTCTGTGCTGATTGGATGGCTGGCTCCACAGACCCCACGTCAGGTGTGCGTTACTTCTCCAGGAGTGACGTCAGGTGACTGCGAGCACGGCGAGCCTTCTCTATGCTCTCATAGGTTGGAGTCCCGTGGGGCATGGGCAGACGATCGTGTTCAGAAGCCATGATGCTCTCTGcctcacctggagacacacacgcacacattaaaacaaatatacacacaaacacatctgctATTCATGATATTCCTCCTTTATCAATATCGGTCGATTCCGACAGAAGAGTTGGATACAGTACACCAAACCCTGCTATGAAACAACATTGTACTGGAGGTGGTTGGTGAAGGGGGGTAATAGTCACTGTCTTACCCCTCATCCGGTACCCTAACGTTCCGTAGGCCATGTCCATTTGATAGGCTAG of the Osmerus eperlanus chromosome 14, fOsmEpe2.1, whole genome shotgun sequence genome contains:
- the jak2a gene encoding tyrosine-protein kinase JAK2a; translation: MDMDPPACPSPQQDVCPPDSPAHLGADRDPVSDLKQAAVTCLRVHLYQVSGGGPGASGEDVLTYPPGDYVAEALCVDAAKACGLSPIYSSLFGLMRESDHMWFPPNHILKLDDSANESLLFRLRFYFPGWYESGPSSAHRYGVSTGQEGPVLDDCGLAYLFAQCRSDFVSGRVSVQVSHEAQEECLGMAVLDMMRLAKELGQSPVDIYHDNSYKSFLPKAMRACIQEYNFVTRKRIRFRFKKFIEQFSQCKATARDLKLKYLMNLESLQTAFFSESFWVNEASAGKVTIVVTGNNGIQWSSGNEGEKGDQVLQTYCDFPEVIDISIKQANKDSFVESRIVTINRQDNQTLELEFHSLPEALSFVSLVDGYYRLIADAHHFLCKEVAPPRLLEAIQSYCHGPISMEFTISKLRRSGNHRGVYILRSSPKDYNKYFLSFIVGCDGMVEYKHCQIVKSELGEYILSGAKKSFGSLRDLLHRYQKEALRSDGHIFHLTKCCPPKNRDKSNLLVCRSNQGVDVPMTPSLHRHISQMVFHKIRQEDLDIKDSLGQGTFTKIFYGVRKELGDYGEMHQMDVIVKILDKAHRNYSESFFEAASMMSQLSHKHLLLTYGVCVCGEENMMVQEYVKFGSLDTYLKKTKGSLSIPWKLEVAKQLAWAMHYLEDKGLVHGNVCAKNVLLIREEDRKLGNPPFIKLSDPGISITVLPRDVLVERIPWVPPEFVNDHRNLSLATDKWAFGTTLWEICSGGDKPLGTLDCSKKFLFYEDRHQLPAPKWTELANLITSCMDYEPCHRPSFRAVIRDLNSLFTPDYELLVESDMVPTRSRGFPGTFDSLEPAQFEERHLIFLKQLGKGNFGSVEMCRYDPLQDSTGEVVAVKKLQHSTAEHLRDFEREIEILKSLQHDNIVKYKGVCYSAGRKNLRLIMEYLPYGSLRDYLVKNRERFDFKKLLHYSSQICKGMDYLATKRYIHRDLATRNILVETEMRVKIGDFGLTKVLPQDKEYYTVREPGESPIFWYAPESLTESKFSVASDVWSFGVVLYELFTYSDKNHSPPAVFMDEMGSDKQGQMIVYHLIDLLLKRGYRLPAPDGCLPEIHNVMSECWNSDPSLRPSFKKLAQTVDSIRDSKGS
- the rln1 gene encoding prorelaxin H1; this translates as MLLRLTSVILVCVCSMLTCVGAQGASKVVLPRDYGVKLCGREFIRAVIFTCGGSRWKRSLEEGFDPFHISSYSDITEGGDRLSWERGMEMGAPQAERSPLQLPPSSSPSLADLLVMLGAAAEPRQSPADTDRIDLPQVAAMMGGGAGEQGRSPTLSWPRPDRRKRNFSLGVAGMCCNQGCTKNDIGRLC